From one Candidatus Delongbacteria bacterium genomic stretch:
- a CDS encoding ABC transporter ATP-binding protein, with product MIKSENIDKIYTNGQVITRALTNVSLELKKGEMVAVNGPSGCGKTTLLNILGLLDRDFEGRVFLDGKDTKNLSDSELRKIRSNKIGFIFQNFHLIDNLDVYSNIELPLKYIRLSRGERKSLTNHVIEKMGLTDIMRLKPDQLSGGMMQKVAIARAAVNSPSLILADEPTGNLDSKQGHDIINFLRELNNEGTTILYVTHSKEQSDLCDRIIRIFDGRILSVNDSYYMEESSIFAGNDRFTKFSF from the coding sequence ATGATCAAATCTGAAAATATTGATAAAATTTATACTAATGGTCAAGTAATTACTAGAGCCTTAACAAATGTTAGCCTGGAGTTAAAAAAGGGAGAGATGGTTGCAGTTAATGGGCCTTCTGGTTGTGGTAAAACCACTCTATTAAATATTTTGGGTTTATTAGATAGAGATTTTGAGGGTCGAGTCTTTCTCGATGGTAAAGATACTAAAAATTTATCCGATAGTGAATTGAGAAAAATTAGAAGTAATAAAATAGGTTTCATTTTTCAGAATTTTCACTTGATAGATAATCTGGATGTTTATTCAAACATAGAATTACCTTTAAAATATATTAGACTGAGTAGGGGTGAGAGGAAGTCTTTGACAAATCACGTAATTGAAAAGATGGGTTTAACTGATATAATGAGGTTAAAACCAGATCAGCTTTCTGGTGGAATGATGCAAAAAGTTGCTATCGCCAGAGCAGCAGTGAATTCTCCATCATTGATACTAGCAGATGAACCTACGGGCAATCTCGATTCGAAACAGGGTCATGATATTATAAATTTTCTTAGGGAATTAAACAATGAAGGGACAACTATTTTATACGTCACCCACTCTAAAGAACAATCTGATCTTTGTGATAGAATTATAAGAATTTTTGATGGAAGAATTCTTTCGGTGAATGACAGTTACTATATGGAGGAAAGCTCCATTTTTGCTGGAAATGACAGATTCACGAAATTTAGTTTCTAG